One Gloeothece verrucosa PCC 7822 DNA window includes the following coding sequences:
- a CDS encoding slr1306 family protein, with the protein MAVKLNKPILVAGIGLSFLLWLWDNVSDEIMEVGEWGLLGAIALGGGFWFLHQKSPKISLSYLSPLKRETVEEAIGQALKIKVDLETEAPLEDISVLKQQIAQLSEGFKRQTLQIAVTGGRKVGKSSLIEVLASEKIAANLSFVETEPLGSETVTTEIAAKQVASSSDLVLFLVNGDLTDSQWRILGEYKQNYQRFLLIFNKQDQYLPEEKALIVQQLKSRVQPLMGEEDVMAISAAPNDVKVRQYQKDGSVQEWMEKQTANLEILESRLSQIIAQEREQLIWGTIWREAMQLKQQGKQKLNGVRRTRAMPVVEQYQWIVAASAFANPVAALDLLATAAINAQMIVDLSKIYQQQFSLSQAQATSGTVGKLMVKLGLVELSTQTLGSLLKSHLVTFVAGGVIQGVSAAYLTRIAGLSLIEYFQEQEVSITSGKVFNLEKFTEKLKQVFDQNQRTAFLQEFVKVALGRLPVVSS; encoded by the coding sequence ATGGCTGTTAAATTAAACAAGCCGATTTTAGTCGCGGGAATTGGCTTATCATTTTTACTGTGGTTGTGGGATAACGTATCTGATGAAATCATGGAAGTGGGAGAATGGGGGCTATTAGGTGCGATCGCCCTCGGCGGAGGATTTTGGTTTTTGCATCAGAAGTCTCCTAAAATCAGCTTGTCCTATTTGTCGCCTCTAAAACGAGAAACCGTAGAGGAGGCAATTGGCCAGGCCCTTAAAATTAAGGTAGATTTGGAAACAGAAGCCCCCCTTGAAGATATTTCTGTGCTGAAACAACAAATTGCTCAGTTATCCGAAGGATTTAAGCGGCAAACCTTACAAATTGCCGTTACTGGTGGGCGAAAAGTGGGAAAAAGCAGTCTGATAGAAGTTTTAGCCAGCGAAAAAATTGCTGCCAATCTCAGTTTTGTTGAGACAGAACCTTTAGGTAGCGAAACAGTAACAACAGAAATAGCGGCTAAACAAGTCGCTTCAAGTTCAGATTTAGTGCTGTTCTTAGTAAATGGAGATTTGACAGATTCCCAATGGCGAATTTTAGGAGAGTATAAACAAAATTATCAGCGTTTTCTCCTCATTTTTAACAAACAGGACCAATATTTACCTGAAGAAAAAGCCCTGATTGTACAGCAATTAAAAAGCCGAGTGCAGCCGCTAATGGGAGAAGAAGATGTAATGGCCATTTCTGCGGCTCCCAATGATGTTAAAGTTCGCCAATATCAAAAAGATGGCTCGGTACAAGAATGGATGGAAAAACAGACAGCTAACTTAGAAATATTAGAAAGCCGCTTAAGTCAAATTATTGCCCAAGAAAGAGAGCAATTGATATGGGGAACGATTTGGCGAGAAGCCATGCAATTGAAACAACAAGGCAAACAAAAATTAAATGGGGTAAGACGCACAAGGGCGATGCCGGTGGTGGAACAATATCAATGGATAGTGGCAGCAAGTGCTTTTGCTAACCCGGTAGCGGCATTAGATTTACTGGCAACGGCTGCTATTAATGCTCAAATGATCGTGGATCTGAGCAAAATTTATCAGCAACAATTTTCTCTTTCTCAAGCTCAAGCCACCTCGGGAACTGTGGGAAAATTGATGGTAAAGTTAGGCTTAGTAGAGTTATCCACTCAAACGCTTGGGAGTTTATTAAAAAGTCATCTGGTTACTTTTGTAGCCGGGGGAGTTATACAAGGGGTAAGCGCGGCTTATTTAACTCGCATAGCGGGTTTAAGCTTGATTGAATATTTTCAAGAACAAGAGGTAAGTATTACATCAGGAAAAGTATTCAATTTAGAGAAATTCACCGAGAAATTAAAACAAGTTTTTGACCAAAATCAAAGAACAGCTTTTTTACAAGAGTTTGTTAAAGTTGCGCTAGGGCGTTTACCGGTGGTTTCTTCCTGA
- a CDS encoding DNA-methyltransferase: MTAKEKQEKTEQTTINSPMGGAKIDTALKSKYFEHEQITLYQGDSTLENLFDEEFIDLIVTSPPYNVGINYNSNNDELSYQDYLDFSHQWMSNCYRWSKTQARFVLNIPLDKNKGGNRSVGADLTTIAQQVGWKYQSTIVWNEGNISRRTAWGSWLSASAPFVIAPVELIVVFYKEQWKKTNGTKQSDLKKEEFMEWTNGLWTFNGESKKRIGHPAPFPRELPHRCIKLFSYVDDLVFDPFCGSATTLLEAYRNKRRGIGVELDLDYCEIAKRRLIESIGSLFLQ; the protein is encoded by the coding sequence GTGACCGCCAAAGAGAAACAAGAAAAGACAGAACAAACAACAATTAATAGCCCTATGGGGGGGGCTAAAATCGATACAGCCCTAAAATCCAAATATTTTGAACATGAGCAAATAACCCTTTATCAAGGGGATAGCACGCTAGAAAATTTGTTTGATGAAGAATTTATTGATTTAATCGTCACTTCTCCGCCTTATAACGTAGGGATAAATTATAACTCTAACAATGATGAACTTTCTTATCAAGATTATTTGGATTTTAGTCATCAATGGATGTCTAATTGCTATCGCTGGAGTAAAACTCAAGCTAGATTTGTCTTAAATATTCCCTTAGATAAAAACAAAGGAGGCAATCGAAGTGTGGGGGCAGATTTAACAACAATTGCTCAACAAGTAGGATGGAAATATCAATCAACCATCGTTTGGAATGAAGGAAATATTTCCCGAAGAACGGCTTGGGGTTCATGGTTATCGGCCTCGGCTCCTTTTGTTATTGCCCCCGTTGAATTAATTGTCGTTTTTTATAAAGAGCAATGGAAGAAAACCAATGGCACTAAACAATCAGATTTAAAAAAAGAAGAATTTATGGAGTGGACTAATGGACTCTGGACATTTAACGGAGAAAGTAAAAAAAGAATCGGTCATCCGGCTCCTTTTCCTCGGGAATTACCTCATAGATGTATTAAATTATTTAGTTATGTAGATGATTTAGTCTTTGATCCCTTTTGTGGGAGTGCTACAACCTTGTTAGAAGCTTATAGAAATAAGAGGAGAGGAATAGGAGTAGAACTAGACTTAGACTATTGTGAAATTGCTAAACGACGATTGATTGAATCCATTGGGAGTTTATTTCTGCAATGA
- a CDS encoding undecaprenyl-diphosphate phosphatase — protein MSKLKHRRLAFLSAIVLGVSLTLANSRVILAQSSPQTHPETLMSQINVFQAIILGIVQGLTEFLPISSTAHLKAIPVLLGWGDPGVAFTAIIQLGSIAAVLWYFWADLRQITTGMFFAIQKSDYKCLEFRLGIGILIGTLPIVFFGFLLKILVPDLDHSSLRSMGTIAVASIVMSLLLALAERVGQRKRKFERLRWQDGLLMGLAQSLALIPGVSRSGSTLTAGLFMNLERATAARFSFLLGIPAITLAGLVELKDVFDEKVGQSEIVPLVVGVISAAIFSYLAIAWLIRYLQKQSTWVFVWYRLAFGIAILAAIALGRL, from the coding sequence ATGAGTAAACTAAAACACCGAAGGTTAGCCTTTTTGAGTGCCATTGTTCTAGGTGTAAGTTTAACCTTAGCCAATAGTCGCGTAATTCTAGCCCAATCCTCTCCTCAGACCCATCCTGAAACATTAATGTCACAAATTAACGTTTTTCAGGCGATTATCTTGGGAATAGTACAGGGATTAACCGAATTTTTGCCCATCAGTAGCACGGCTCATTTAAAAGCCATTCCTGTGCTTTTAGGATGGGGTGATCCTGGGGTCGCTTTTACCGCTATCATCCAACTCGGCAGTATAGCAGCCGTATTATGGTATTTTTGGGCCGATTTACGGCAAATTACCACAGGAATGTTTTTTGCTATCCAAAAATCTGATTATAAATGTTTAGAATTTCGTCTAGGGATCGGAATTCTTATAGGAACTCTGCCTATTGTCTTTTTTGGATTTTTATTAAAAATTTTAGTACCAGATTTAGATCATTCATCTCTACGGAGTATGGGCACGATCGCGGTGGCTTCCATCGTTATGTCTTTATTATTAGCTTTAGCGGAACGAGTCGGACAACGTAAACGCAAATTTGAACGATTGCGCTGGCAAGACGGGTTATTAATGGGACTCGCTCAATCATTAGCCCTTATTCCTGGGGTATCTCGTTCGGGTTCAACTCTAACGGCGGGTTTATTTATGAATTTAGAACGGGCGACGGCGGCTCGTTTTTCTTTTTTGTTGGGCATTCCCGCCATTACCTTAGCCGGGTTAGTAGAGTTGAAAGATGTTTTCGATGAAAAGGTGGGACAAAGTGAAATTGTGCCTTTAGTCGTGGGAGTTATTTCAGCCGCCATTTTTTCCTATCTGGCGATCGCTTGGCTGATCCGTTATTTGCAAAAGCAGAGTACCTGGGTGTTTGTTTGGTATCGGTTAGCCTTTGGTATAGCCATTTTAGCCGCCATCGCTTTAGGGCGTTTATAG
- a CDS encoding DUF3120 domain-containing protein, whose amino-acid sequence MKSKALSRWNSEQRSLGLTFLAAGFLVSVPVFVQAPLVRLWPALSLLITVLWVCLGMMLLKRPKTHLWGDLILGFSWSWLAGSIYWGWYRSEPTIHLPIEAIGLPFALWGLRKGNLKVGNLFYLGSLLGTGVTDLYFYLTGLIEHWRQIMLVDPALATPILQSAIAIVQTPWGISWAIVLANLLLAIGLWSLQKQQSHWWGFSGAVLSTILVDSLFWLATSLL is encoded by the coding sequence ATAAAAAGCAAGGCCTTGTCACGCTGGAACAGTGAACAGCGCTCTTTGGGATTAACATTCTTAGCCGCCGGATTTTTAGTCTCTGTACCGGTTTTTGTTCAAGCGCCGTTAGTGCGGCTTTGGCCAGCCTTAAGCTTACTGATAACCGTCTTGTGGGTGTGCCTGGGGATGATGCTTCTCAAACGTCCTAAAACTCATCTATGGGGAGATTTAATTTTAGGATTTAGCTGGAGTTGGTTGGCCGGTTCCATCTATTGGGGATGGTATCGAAGCGAACCGACTATTCATCTTCCTATTGAGGCCATTGGTCTACCGTTTGCTTTGTGGGGATTAAGAAAAGGAAACCTTAAAGTAGGAAACTTATTTTATTTAGGGTCTTTGTTGGGAACAGGGGTAACCGATCTCTATTTTTATTTAACCGGTTTAATCGAACATTGGCGGCAAATCATGCTGGTTGATCCCGCTTTAGCCACTCCGATTTTACAAAGCGCGATCGCTATTGTGCAAACGCCTTGGGGGATCAGTTGGGCGATCGTCTTAGCGAATCTACTGCTGGCGATAGGATTATGGTCACTGCAAAAACAACAATCCCATTGGTGGGGATTTAGTGGGGCTGTTTTGAGTACAATTTTAGTGGATAGTTTATTTTGGTTAGCGACTTCTCTGCTGTGA
- a CDS encoding adenylate/guanylate cyclase domain-containing protein encodes MEKHESTPHLLFSSEKGKRYFYLSSDNPNTLKSCWTVGRGHENDLVLRDQWISRNHAILQTTETGEFYLIDLGSRNGTFVNGRRVGIPVTLHNGDQITFGKTEVQYYCPSEEASVGGKFGNLDFVTLTATLHERQLTSVVVVDMRNFTVLTRQLDETILSTLIGSWFREAGEIIREAGSWVDKYIGDAIMAIWFHGSKEVNRSDILKIFQAVSKLNKMTQKLSREYPVPFELRIGAGINTGYAMVGNTGSGDHPDYTAIGDTVNAAFRLESATKEIGADVAIGEKTYSYLGDIEDAQQHFHENTVHLKGYDTPTITYGTTFEELDCFLEETNP; translated from the coding sequence GTGGAGAAACACGAATCTACTCCCCACTTACTGTTTTCCTCCGAAAAGGGTAAACGTTATTTCTATCTCAGCAGCGATAACCCTAATACCCTAAAAAGTTGCTGGACGGTTGGTCGAGGACACGAAAATGATTTAGTCCTTAGAGATCAATGGATTTCTCGGAATCACGCGATCTTACAAACCACAGAAACCGGAGAGTTTTACTTAATCGATTTGGGAAGCCGCAATGGAACCTTTGTCAATGGACGCAGAGTAGGTATTCCTGTCACCTTACATAATGGTGATCAGATTACATTTGGAAAAACCGAAGTACAGTATTATTGTCCGTCTGAAGAAGCTTCTGTAGGAGGTAAATTCGGCAATTTAGATTTTGTTACCCTCACCGCTACCCTACATGAACGGCAATTAACCTCGGTGGTCGTCGTGGATATGAGAAACTTTACCGTCTTAACACGACAGCTAGATGAAACCATTCTTTCCACTCTAATTGGCAGTTGGTTTAGAGAAGCGGGCGAGATTATTCGTGAAGCCGGCAGTTGGGTTGATAAATACATTGGGGATGCCATAATGGCCATCTGGTTTCACGGTTCTAAAGAAGTTAACCGCAGTGATATTCTCAAGATTTTCCAAGCCGTCAGTAAGTTGAATAAAATGACTCAAAAATTAAGTCGTGAATATCCTGTCCCCTTTGAACTACGTATTGGCGCAGGGATTAATACCGGCTATGCGATGGTGGGCAATACGGGCAGTGGAGATCACCCGGATTATACAGCCATTGGAGATACCGTTAATGCTGCCTTTCGCTTAGAATCAGCCACCAAAGAAATTGGGGCAGATGTAGCCATCGGAGAGAAAACCTATAGCTATTTAGGTGATATAGAAGACGCACAGCAACACTTTCATGAAAATACAGTCCACCTCAAAGGCTATGATACTCCCACCATCACCTATGGAACCACCTTTGAAGAGTTAGATTGTTTCTTAGAAGAAACTAACCCTTAA
- the lipB gene encoding lipoyl(octanoyl) transferase LipB, with protein MRKCLLKNLGLVSYPVAWTIQQALVQERLQNPNLEDILLLLEHPPVYTLGTGANLKFLKFNPDDSPIEVHRIERGGEVTYHCPGQLVGYPILNLRFYKQDLHWYLRQLEEVIIELLKMYGLNGERLEGLTGVWLKGYKVAAIGIKVSRWITMHGFALNVCPDLSGFECIVPCGIEDRPVGSLADFIEKISLEQVRQDLKKAFSQVFEVELREEF; from the coding sequence ATGAGAAAGTGCTTATTGAAGAATTTAGGTTTGGTTTCTTATCCTGTAGCCTGGACTATTCAGCAAGCACTGGTGCAAGAAAGACTCCAAAATCCCAATTTAGAGGATATTCTTTTATTACTGGAGCATCCTCCGGTCTATACCTTGGGAACTGGTGCTAATCTCAAATTTCTCAAATTTAACCCTGATGACTCCCCAATAGAAGTTCATCGCATTGAACGAGGGGGTGAAGTGACTTATCATTGTCCGGGGCAGTTAGTGGGTTATCCGATTTTGAATTTACGCTTCTACAAACAGGATTTACACTGGTATTTACGGCAACTTGAAGAGGTTATTATTGAGCTTCTTAAAATGTATGGGCTGAATGGAGAACGTCTTGAGGGGTTGACAGGGGTTTGGTTAAAAGGGTACAAAGTGGCGGCCATCGGTATTAAGGTGAGTCGTTGGATCACGATGCACGGCTTTGCTCTCAATGTTTGCCCGGATTTAAGCGGCTTTGAGTGCATTGTTCCCTGTGGCATCGAGGATCGACCGGTAGGAAGTTTAGCCGATTTTATTGAGAAAATTAGCCTAGAGCAAGTTCGTCAAGACCTCAAAAAAGCTTTTTCCCAGGTTTTTGAAGTGGAGTTAAGGGAAGAATTTTAG
- the hpf gene encoding ribosome hibernation-promoting factor, HPF/YfiA family, which translates to MKLLIQGNNITVTEAIHDYVQEKLEKAVKHFQAITTKVDVHLSVAKNGRVQNKHKAEVTVYANGAVIRAQEGSENLYASIDLVSDKIARQLRKYKERRLEQKAYSPVKTGDVVQDQPVEGNLIGDRQPELPPEVVRMKYFAMPLMSIEEALEQLQLVDHDFYMFRNRNTNEINVIYIRNHGGYGVIQPRPTNDNGHEPN; encoded by the coding sequence ATGAAGCTTTTAATTCAGGGGAATAATATCACTGTTACTGAAGCAATTCATGATTATGTACAAGAAAAATTAGAAAAAGCCGTTAAGCATTTTCAGGCCATTACCACTAAAGTCGACGTTCATCTATCTGTCGCTAAAAATGGACGAGTACAGAATAAACATAAAGCCGAAGTGACAGTCTATGCTAATGGGGCTGTGATTCGAGCGCAGGAAGGAAGTGAAAATTTATATGCCAGCATTGATTTAGTATCAGATAAAATTGCTCGTCAGCTACGGAAATATAAAGAAAGAAGATTAGAACAAAAAGCCTATTCTCCCGTCAAAACAGGAGATGTGGTTCAAGACCAACCCGTTGAGGGAAATTTAATTGGCGATCGTCAGCCAGAACTTCCGCCAGAAGTGGTGCGGATGAAATATTTTGCTATGCCTCTAATGAGCATTGAAGAAGCTCTAGAACAACTTCAGTTAGTCGATCACGACTTTTATATGTTCCGCAACCGAAACACCAATGAAATTAATGTCATTTATATTCGAAATCACGGCGGCTATGGAGTGATTCAACCTCGGCCGACTAATGACAATGGTCATGAACCCAATTGA
- a CDS encoding type II secretion system F family protein: protein MPTFIAQVKNSSGKILQEKIEANSPQQARTILRNRYPAVGKIKKAGMELDLSFIEGFLNNITIKDKAVFSRQFSVMINAGVAIVRCLGVLSDQCGNKKLKKALAGISSEVQQGSPLSEAMAKYPDCFDQLYVSMVEAGETGGVLDEVLARLAKLLEDMARLKNQIKSAMAYPVAVGILAVIVFFAMTVFLIPVFAKIFLDLKVELPALTKFMLFLSGVMRSWKIFIPIGTVMGVVFLLKQYYKTPAGRLQIDGFMLKMPLFGDLNEKSAVARFCRVFGTLTRSGVPILSSLEIVCNTVGNQVIANAIAGAVSEIQQGGMMSIALQKANVFPALAIQMISIGEETGELDAMMMKVADFYEDEVEQAVKALTSVIEPLMMVFIAGMVGTILLSMYLPMFAVFDALG, encoded by the coding sequence ATGCCTACTTTTATTGCTCAAGTTAAAAATAGTTCTGGGAAAATTTTGCAAGAAAAAATCGAAGCGAATTCTCCCCAACAAGCTCGAACAATTTTAAGAAATCGATATCCTGCTGTGGGCAAAATCAAAAAAGCCGGCATGGAATTAGATTTATCTTTCATAGAGGGTTTTCTTAATAATATAACGATTAAAGACAAAGCCGTTTTTTCTCGTCAATTTTCTGTAATGATTAATGCAGGAGTAGCCATTGTTAGATGCTTAGGTGTATTGTCTGACCAATGTGGCAATAAGAAATTAAAAAAAGCGTTGGCGGGGATTAGCAGTGAGGTGCAACAGGGTAGTCCTTTATCGGAAGCGATGGCTAAATATCCTGACTGTTTTGATCAGCTATATGTCAGTATGGTAGAAGCAGGGGAAACCGGGGGGGTTCTCGATGAAGTTCTGGCTCGACTAGCCAAGCTACTCGAAGATATGGCACGACTAAAAAATCAAATTAAATCAGCGATGGCTTATCCGGTTGCTGTGGGAATTTTAGCCGTTATTGTCTTTTTTGCGATGACGGTTTTTCTAATTCCGGTTTTTGCGAAAATTTTCTTAGATTTGAAGGTTGAACTGCCTGCACTCACCAAGTTTATGCTGTTCTTGAGTGGTGTAATGAGAAGTTGGAAAATTTTTATTCCTATCGGAACTGTTATGGGTGTGGTTTTCTTGCTGAAACAATATTACAAAACACCAGCCGGCCGACTGCAAATAGATGGTTTTATGTTAAAAATGCCTTTGTTTGGAGACTTAAATGAGAAATCAGCCGTAGCCCGTTTTTGTCGAGTTTTTGGCACTTTAACTCGTTCGGGTGTACCGATTCTCAGTTCTTTAGAAATCGTCTGTAATACAGTGGGAAATCAAGTGATTGCCAATGCCATTGCCGGTGCTGTCTCAGAAATTCAACAGGGTGGAATGATGAGTATTGCTTTACAAAAAGCCAATGTTTTTCCCGCATTAGCCATTCAGATGATTAGTATTGGAGAAGAAACAGGGGAATTAGATGCGATGATGATGAAGGTAGCCGACTTTTATGAAGATGAAGTAGAACAAGCTGTTAAAGCTTTAACAAGTGTCATAGAACCTTTAATGATGGTTTTTATCGCAGGGATGGTAGGGACAATTTTGTTATCTATGTATCTTCCCATGTTTGCTGTATTTGATGCTCTGGGTTAA
- a CDS encoding type IV pilus twitching motility protein PilT: protein MEVMIEDLMEQLVEMGGSDMHIQAGAPIYFRISGKLSPIDEEVLSPQDSQKLIFSMLNNTQRKELEQNWELDCSYGVKGLARFRVNVYKERGCYAACLRALSSKIPNFEQLALPDIVREMSERPRGLVLVTGQTGSGKTTTLAAILDLINRTRSEHILTVEDPIEYVFPNIKSLFHQRQKGEDTKCFANALRAALREDPDIILVGEMRDLETISLAISAAETGHLVFGTLHTSSAAGTIDRIIDVFPANQQAQIRAMLSNSLLAVFSQCLVKKKNPKPGEFGRAMAQEIMVITPAIANLIREGKAPQIYSSIQTGLKLGMQTMEQALANFIINGVISFEEGMSKSGKPDELQRLVSGAQVGSGMNNKSKGRP, encoded by the coding sequence ATAGAGGTGATGATTGAAGATTTAATGGAACAACTCGTGGAAATGGGGGGTTCTGATATGCACATTCAAGCGGGTGCGCCTATTTACTTTCGGATCAGTGGAAAACTCAGCCCAATTGACGAAGAAGTTCTCTCTCCTCAAGACAGTCAAAAATTAATTTTTAGTATGCTGAATAATACACAGCGTAAAGAGTTAGAGCAGAACTGGGAACTGGATTGTTCTTATGGGGTTAAGGGTTTAGCCCGTTTTCGGGTGAATGTTTATAAAGAGCGGGGATGTTATGCCGCTTGTTTAAGGGCTTTGTCTTCTAAAATTCCTAATTTTGAACAGTTAGCTTTACCGGATATTGTTCGGGAAATGTCAGAAAGACCAAGAGGATTGGTGTTAGTGACTGGACAAACCGGCTCAGGTAAAACAACGACTTTAGCCGCTATTTTAGATTTAATTAATCGAACTCGTTCTGAACATATTTTAACGGTAGAAGACCCGATAGAATATGTTTTTCCTAATATTAAAAGTTTATTTCATCAACGTCAAAAAGGAGAAGATACTAAGTGTTTTGCCAATGCGCTCAGGGCCGCCTTACGGGAAGATCCGGATATTATTCTGGTAGGTGAAATGCGGGATTTAGAAACAATTTCTTTGGCGATTTCAGCCGCCGAAACAGGGCACTTAGTTTTTGGAACCTTACATACCAGTTCAGCCGCCGGTACGATTGACCGGATTATTGATGTATTTCCCGCTAACCAACAAGCTCAAATCCGAGCCATGTTATCTAATTCTTTATTAGCTGTATTTAGTCAATGTTTAGTCAAAAAGAAAAATCCTAAACCCGGCGAATTTGGACGAGCAATGGCTCAAGAAATCATGGTAATTACTCCAGCAATTGCTAACTTGATTAGAGAGGGAAAAGCCCCTCAAATTTACTCATCTATTCAAACTGGGCTGAAATTAGGAATGCAAACGATGGAGCAAGCGTTAGCGAATTTTATTATTAACGGAGTAATTTCTTTTGAAGAAGGAATGTCTAAGAGTGGTAAACCTGATGAATTACAACGCCTGGTGAGTGGGGCGCAAGTTGGGAGTGGTATGAACAATAAATCTAAAGGTCGGCCTTAA
- a CDS encoding GspE/PulE family protein: MTYSTSSKKSRALIKSGVSQLTPIGNKLVQAGYVGPDQMQQALIETRKSGRTLVEVLQALTGRQMPPDLQRSYKKHQLFELKVVYGVDCIDPEISQFDEAEMARLVDTLIPIDVCRRYKIIPLKKIETEPVGILVAMVDPDNLDAIDDVNRILRPRNLTLHRQVITQQDYEQLLEKFHDAQSVLEEEKQRLAKEKELEKLGNLTDIVDSIDLGAVQDVGEDATDDLGADDAGKAPVINLVNKILAKALQEGTSDIHVEPQEEHLRVRFRKDGVLHQAFDPLPRQITPAVIARFKIMADLDIAERRLPQDGKIRRMFQGRKVDFRVNTLPSRYGEKVCLRILDNSATQLGLDKLITDQRTLQIVRELASRPFGLLLVTGPTGSGKSTSLYSVLAERNHPGVNISTAEDPIEYSLPGITQVQVIREKGMDFSSILRAFMRQDPDVILVGETRDKETAKTAIEAALTGHLVLTTLHTNDAAGAIARLDEMGIEPFMVSGALLGVLAQRLMRRVCSECRVAYNPSKAELARFGLSASNEDEVTFYKANTLTSDELAEAKQQGSVCAKCGGKGYKGRVGVYEVMQNSERLQKLINEGATTDRIKDAAVEEGMTTLLAYSLNLVREGYTTLEEVERVTFTDSGLEAELKAKRKSGLTCRTCKAELVPEWLDCPYCMTARFSD; encoded by the coding sequence ATGACTTATTCTACATCCTCCAAGAAAAGCCGAGCGCTAATCAAAAGTGGGGTTTCTCAGTTGACCCCCATCGGGAACAAGCTGGTTCAAGCTGGCTATGTTGGCCCAGACCAAATGCAGCAAGCGTTGATTGAAACCCGTAAGTCAGGCCGCACCCTCGTTGAGGTTCTACAAGCGCTTACAGGACGACAGATGCCTCCTGACTTGCAGCGTTCTTACAAAAAACATCAACTGTTTGAGCTTAAGGTGGTCTACGGCGTTGACTGTATTGATCCAGAAATTAGCCAGTTCGATGAAGCCGAAATGGCAAGACTGGTAGATACTTTAATCCCCATTGATGTTTGTCGGCGCTATAAGATAATTCCTTTAAAAAAAATTGAAACTGAACCTGTTGGCATCTTAGTGGCTATGGTCGATCCAGATAATTTGGATGCCATTGATGATGTTAATCGCATTTTACGTCCTCGCAATTTAACTTTACACCGTCAGGTCATTACCCAACAAGATTATGAGCAATTGCTGGAAAAATTCCATGATGCTCAGTCTGTACTTGAAGAAGAGAAACAACGTTTAGCTAAAGAGAAAGAGCTTGAAAAATTAGGAAATTTAACTGATATTGTTGACAGTATTGATCTGGGTGCTGTTCAAGATGTTGGCGAAGATGCCACCGATGATCTAGGAGCCGATGATGCGGGTAAAGCTCCTGTGATTAATTTAGTCAATAAAATTCTTGCTAAAGCTCTCCAAGAAGGCACTTCCGACATTCACGTTGAACCTCAAGAAGAACATTTACGGGTTCGTTTTCGTAAGGACGGGGTACTTCATCAAGCGTTTGACCCCCTGCCGCGACAAATTACGCCCGCCGTGATTGCTCGTTTTAAAATCATGGCCGATTTAGATATTGCTGAAAGACGACTGCCTCAAGATGGTAAGATTCGCCGTATGTTCCAAGGTCGTAAAGTGGATTTTCGGGTTAATACTTTACCGAGTCGCTATGGGGAGAAAGTCTGTTTACGGATTTTAGATAACTCAGCCACGCAGTTAGGGTTAGATAAGCTCATTACTGACCAAAGAACTTTACAAATTGTCAGAGAGCTTGCTAGTCGTCCTTTTGGTTTACTTTTGGTAACGGGGCCCACTGGTTCGGGTAAGTCGACCAGTTTGTATTCGGTTTTAGCTGAACGCAATCACCCTGGGGTTAATATCAGCACCGCAGAAGACCCGATTGAGTATTCTTTACCCGGCATCACCCAAGTTCAGGTTATTCGCGAAAAAGGGATGGATTTTTCTTCGATTCTGCGGGCTTTTATGCGTCAAGACCCTGATGTGATCCTTGTGGGAGAAACTCGCGACAAAGAAACGGCTAAAACGGCAATTGAAGCGGCTTTAACCGGTCACCTGGTTTTAACGACGCTTCATACCAATGATGCGGCTGGCGCGATCGCCCGTCTTGATGAAATGGGAATCGAACCTTTTATGGTTTCTGGGGCGTTACTTGGGGTTTTGGCTCAACGCTTAATGCGGCGAGTCTGCTCAGAGTGCCGTGTAGCCTACAACCCGAGCAAAGCGGAATTGGCTCGCTTTGGTTTATCGGCCTCTAATGAAGACGAAGTGACCTTCTACAAAGCCAATACTTTAACATCTGATGAACTGGCTGAAGCTAAACAGCAAGGCTCTGTTTGTGCTAAATGTGGCGGGAAAGGTTACAAGGGACGAGTTGGGGTTTATGAAGTCATGCAGAACAGTGAGCGGCTACAAAAATTAATTAATGAAGGAGCCACCACTGATCGGATTAAAGACGCGGCTGTAGAAGAGGGAATGACCACTCTATTAGCTTATAGCTTGAATCTGGTACGAGAAGGTTACACCACTTTAGAAGAAGTCGAACGGGTAACTTTTACCGATTCGGGTTTAGAAGCTGAACTGAAGGCTAAACGGAAAAGCGGACTCACTTGCCGCACTTGTAAGGCTGAATTAGTTCCTGAATGGCTCGATTGTCCTTATTGTATGACTGCTCGTTTTAGTGATTAA